The following are encoded in a window of uncultured Flavobacterium sp. genomic DNA:
- a CDS encoding phosphatidylglycerol lysyltransferase domain-containing protein encodes MWQIVLSFTFFLIGFWFIKEEQNELYQIKNSITEAKPIWVLIGFLVTISYIFLQGLMYIFSFSAIGAKITLKDATALFLKRNFISIFIPAGGITSLLFFTDSILKKGTTRTEVHLASAIYGFTGIVSVVLFAIPLFLFSLLKGSVGYHEWLVLGLIILIIPLFVLLFNSLLQKGKLYQLILKRFPKVEPFLTNLQEHKINRTKFLKIILCSVIIDAVGITHVYIAMKALQFESSLFAATMAYVVSVIFLIISPFLRGLGAVEVSMSYILIKYGFNNIEAVAITLFYRFFEFWLPLFTGILLFVSKIHKLLMRVIPALLLLILGIVNIVSALTPAIHSRLHALKDFLPLEAIHTSNYLVLSTGLFLLVTSAFMLKGLRTAWWFAVLLSVISLIGHLTKAIDFEESIVALLVLFVLIATRKEYYVKTNPRLGVIGLQTSLLSILAVLIYGVLGFYFFDKKHFNIDFSLGQSIQYTLQNYFLIGSDNLRPTGTFATHFLASLRISGFLSFCFLIYTLVKPSILKNTPTDEEKEIVTELVQKYGNSSLGYFKTYFDKLFFISKSKNAFISYRLAGNFAVVLENPVGSSDEEIKLCILEFDKYCYNFGLRSIYYRIPQASLKIYSEIGKKYFFLGQAAVVDLREFHLEGQNRKSLRNALKKITDLGLQTTINEPPIKDGLLQQLKAVSDQWLQDTSRKEMLFSQGIFLWEELKKQTIITVENNEGKILAFINIIPDYAKDESTYDLIRKTDDAPNGIMDFIMVEYFNYLKSKDIIYVDLGLVPMSGIENPQTIQEKSMKYAYEKVRSFSHYKGLRNFKDKFSPSWHNQYIVFANDYDLIQIPRILTKVIKP; translated from the coding sequence ATGTGGCAAATTGTCTTGTCATTTACCTTTTTTCTGATAGGTTTTTGGTTTATAAAAGAGGAACAAAATGAACTTTATCAAATCAAAAACAGCATTACCGAAGCAAAACCAATTTGGGTATTAATTGGCTTTTTAGTCACTATATCCTACATCTTTCTGCAAGGATTAATGTATATTTTTTCATTCTCTGCCATTGGCGCAAAAATCACCCTGAAAGATGCCACTGCTTTATTCCTAAAACGTAATTTTATAAGCATATTTATTCCTGCCGGCGGTATTACGTCGCTTTTATTTTTTACTGATTCTATATTAAAAAAAGGAACAACAAGAACAGAAGTTCACTTAGCTTCTGCGATTTATGGTTTTACAGGCATTGTCTCTGTGGTTCTTTTTGCGATACCGTTATTTCTTTTTTCACTATTAAAAGGATCTGTTGGTTATCACGAATGGTTAGTTTTGGGTCTTATAATCCTCATTATTCCGTTGTTTGTTCTTTTGTTTAATTCGTTACTGCAAAAAGGAAAACTCTATCAGTTAATCTTAAAAAGATTCCCTAAAGTAGAGCCTTTTTTAACTAATCTTCAAGAACATAAAATCAACCGGACTAAATTTTTAAAAATCATTTTATGCTCTGTAATAATTGACGCCGTTGGAATAACGCATGTTTACATTGCGATGAAAGCATTACAATTTGAATCATCCCTTTTCGCCGCAACAATGGCTTATGTAGTTTCGGTTATTTTTTTGATTATTTCTCCATTTTTAAGAGGTTTGGGTGCTGTCGAAGTTTCGATGAGCTATATATTAATTAAGTATGGTTTTAATAACATCGAGGCGGTTGCAATCACATTATTCTATCGGTTTTTCGAATTCTGGCTTCCATTGTTTACAGGTATACTTCTCTTTGTTTCCAAAATTCACAAGCTTTTAATGCGCGTTATTCCTGCCCTGCTTCTGCTGATTCTTGGCATTGTCAATATCGTTTCTGCACTTACACCGGCAATCCATAGCAGACTCCATGCGCTTAAAGATTTTTTACCTCTGGAAGCAATCCATACCTCAAACTATCTTGTACTATCAACGGGGCTCTTTTTATTAGTAACCTCTGCCTTTATGCTAAAAGGTCTCCGCACTGCCTGGTGGTTTGCCGTGTTATTATCTGTGATATCTTTGATAGGACATCTTACTAAAGCAATCGATTTTGAAGAATCTATTGTAGCTCTTCTGGTGCTTTTTGTTTTAATCGCAACAAGAAAAGAATATTATGTAAAAACAAATCCAAGGCTTGGCGTTATTGGTTTGCAAACTTCATTGTTAAGCATTCTTGCCGTTCTTATTTACGGTGTTCTTGGCTTTTATTTTTTTGACAAAAAGCATTTTAACATTGATTTTAGTTTAGGGCAATCCATTCAATATACACTTCAGAATTATTTTCTGATTGGTAGTGATAATCTGCGGCCAACCGGAACTTTTGCAACACATTTTTTAGCTTCCCTCAGGATTAGCGGATTCCTTTCTTTTTGTTTTTTAATCTATACTTTAGTAAAACCTTCAATCTTAAAAAACACACCAACTGATGAAGAAAAAGAAATTGTAACGGAGTTGGTGCAAAAATACGGAAACTCAAGTCTGGGTTATTTTAAAACTTATTTTGATAAATTATTTTTTATTTCTAAAAGCAAAAATGCCTTTATTTCGTATCGGTTAGCCGGAAATTTTGCCGTTGTTTTAGAAAATCCTGTCGGAAGTTCTGATGAAGAAATAAAACTTTGTATACTTGAATTTGATAAATATTGTTACAACTTTGGTCTTAGAAGTATTTATTACCGAATACCTCAGGCAAGCCTGAAAATATATTCTGAAATTGGCAAAAAATACTTTTTTCTTGGACAAGCTGCCGTTGTTGATCTAAGGGAATTTCATCTGGAAGGACAAAATCGAAAATCATTGCGAAATGCTTTAAAAAAAATCACCGATCTGGGTTTGCAGACTACAATAAATGAACCTCCTATAAAAGATGGATTACTGCAACAACTTAAAGCGGTAAGCGATCAATGGCTTCAGGATACTTCGAGAAAAGAAATGCTTTTTTCGCAAGGAATTTTTCTGTGGGAAGAACTTAAAAAACAAACTATTATTACAGTCGAAAACAACGAAGGAAAAATTCTTGCCTTCATCAATATCATTCCGGATTATGCCAAGGATGAAAGTACTTATGATTTGATTAGAAAAACAGACGACGCTCCAAATGGTATTATGGACTTTATAATGGTCGAATATTTTAATTATCTTAAATCAAAAGATATTATTTATGTCGATCTGGGTTTGGTACCAATGAGCGGAATCGAAAATCCGCAAACAATTCAGGAAAAGTCAATGAAATATGCGTACGAAAAGGTTAGATCCTTTTCGCATTACAAAGGTTTACGCAACTTCAAAGACAAGTTTTCTCCTTCGTGGCACAACCAATATATTGTTTTTGCAAATGATTATGATTTGATTCAAATACCCCGAATTTTAACTAAAGTGATAAAGCCTTAA